A genomic segment from Luteolibacter ambystomatis encodes:
- the cobA gene encoding uroporphyrinogen-III C-methyltransferase has translation MSTPGICYLVGAGPGDLGLVTLRAKELIERADVLVYDALSSPELLRWTKPGAEKMYVGKRAADHALSQDGINALIVEKTKAGLNVVRLKGGDPMIFGRGGEEAAELASAGVAFEIVPGISSAIGGPAYAGIPVTHRDHCSQLTIFTGHEDPTKGESSIDYAHLAKTPGTKVFLMGVARLREITSALVANGADATTPIALTRWATTGSQRTITGTLADIADIAERAEFGSPAVAVIGGVVKEREKINWFEKRPLFGKRIVVTRTREQAGELSRALSNLGADAIELPTIRIDAPTDKLAFAEHVTHAHEYDWLIFTSPNGVQRFFDAFFAVYEDARSLGNPRIAAIGDATAKKIREYRFGIDLLPERFVAEGLLETFEKESVENLTMMWVRAEDTRDVLYDGLTALGAIVDECVAYRTVAETSDPTGNLARVKEEGADMITFTSASTVDHFFALGVPWPEGCAAASIGPVTSEALRKHGVEPAFEANPHDIPGLVAGIRGHYARG, from the coding sequence ATGAGCACTCCCGGTATCTGTTATCTCGTCGGCGCTGGTCCCGGCGACCTCGGCCTCGTCACTCTTCGCGCGAAGGAGCTGATCGAGCGTGCCGATGTCCTGGTGTACGATGCCCTTAGTAGCCCGGAGCTGCTCCGCTGGACCAAGCCCGGCGCGGAAAAGATGTACGTGGGCAAGCGCGCCGCCGACCACGCCCTGTCCCAGGACGGCATCAATGCGCTCATTGTCGAGAAGACCAAGGCGGGCCTCAACGTCGTCCGTCTCAAGGGTGGCGATCCGATGATCTTCGGCCGTGGTGGCGAGGAAGCCGCCGAACTGGCCTCGGCTGGTGTGGCCTTCGAGATTGTTCCCGGTATCAGCTCCGCCATCGGTGGCCCGGCCTATGCGGGCATTCCGGTGACGCACCGCGATCATTGTTCGCAGCTCACCATTTTCACAGGCCACGAGGACCCGACCAAGGGCGAAAGCTCCATCGACTACGCCCACCTGGCCAAGACACCAGGCACGAAGGTCTTCCTGATGGGAGTCGCCCGTCTCCGGGAGATCACCAGCGCGCTGGTTGCCAATGGGGCGGATGCCACCACGCCGATCGCGCTCACGCGCTGGGCGACGACCGGTTCGCAGCGGACGATCACCGGCACCCTGGCGGACATCGCGGACATTGCGGAGCGTGCCGAATTCGGTTCGCCTGCGGTTGCTGTCATCGGCGGCGTGGTGAAGGAGCGGGAGAAGATCAACTGGTTCGAGAAGCGTCCGCTCTTCGGCAAACGCATCGTGGTGACCCGCACCCGCGAGCAGGCTGGAGAACTCTCCCGCGCGCTTTCGAATCTCGGCGCGGATGCCATCGAACTCCCGACGATCCGCATCGATGCCCCAACCGACAAGCTCGCCTTTGCCGAGCACGTCACCCACGCCCACGAATACGACTGGCTGATCTTCACTAGCCCGAATGGTGTGCAGCGCTTTTTCGATGCCTTCTTCGCCGTCTATGAGGACGCCCGCAGTCTCGGCAATCCGCGCATCGCCGCCATCGGTGATGCCACCGCGAAGAAGATTCGTGAATACCGCTTCGGCATCGACCTCCTGCCCGAGCGTTTCGTGGCCGAGGGCTTGTTGGAAACCTTCGAAAAGGAATCCGTTGAGAACCTCACCATGATGTGGGTCCGCGCGGAAGACACCCGCGATGTCCTCTATGACGGCCTCACCGCCCTCGGTGCCATTGTGGATGAATGCGTCGCCTACCGCACTGTCGCTGAAACTTCCGATCCCACCGGCAATCTTGCCCGCGTGAAGGAGGAGGGTGCGGACATGATCACCTTCACCTCCGCCTCCACGGTGGATCACTTTTTCGCCCTCGGCGTGCCATGGCCGGAAGGTTGCGCCGCCGCCAGCATCGGTCCCGTCACCAGTGAGGCCCTGCGGAAACATGGAGTGGAGCCTGCCTTCGAGGCGAATCCCCACGACATCCCCGGACTCGTCGCTGGCATCCGCGGGCACTATGCCAGAGGGTAG
- a CDS encoding choice-of-anchor D domain-containing protein — MNTPSRFRCAGCLFGMLVFLLTLTLAQADNWRPAGPNSDGRPMYGTWFASPTEGWAVGTDGGAIRHTIDGGLTWSDQPTGLSGSTTIFYAIWGTDASNVWAVGSGSTILRYNGTSWALQGLSFTPTANNHLWGVWGADANNVWAVGGDSFVGSGTIFKWNGSTWTAQTSGTTQVLQGVWGTGTTNAWAVGFSGTILRWNGSAWSPETSGTSATLNGITGVDASNVWAVGNGGVIRKWDGSSWTAQTSGTSAALRHLWAADANNVWVTTGGNDVLKWDGSSWSSQATGAVNSLLSISGGNASSVYAVGEHGNIVKWNGSAWSTLATGPPGTLAGIWGANANNIWAVGANVGFASTIVKWDGASWTSQTHPNVFRLRGVWGADASNVWAVGDAGAILRWDGSTWSTQTSGTTRNLYAIWGADANNVWAVGQFNTVLKWNGSSWSVHDPTAGVDLYAVWGTSANNVWAVGYAPTSSGIIRHWDGSSWSYFTGPPSGDLTAIWGTSNSNFWIGGNNGKRYRWDGSTWVNHSTVVSDWFTGLWGDGTGNVWAVGLYGRIDKWNGLSWSTETLNTTEHCTGVWGMNGSLVYSSMSNQIRTNAPFAPAVTTQAATSITPAGVTLNGTVNPGGGVTSAQFDYGPTAAFGQSATITLSPNNGTTTQNVSTTVSGLAPGTLYVFRASATNAFGTALGSNQVFTTPDAPDIAVEQPAGSGLQDGVSSVGYGDVLTGSSLVKTFTIRNTGNQTLNSIAVTKDGANAGDFTLGSPGVTTLAPGASTTLDVTFNASTTGARTANLHITSDDPDESPFDLVLTATTTAREIAVEQPAATNLTDGSSTVAYGNVMVGASLVKTFTVRNVGTSVLTLTGVTKDGTNQAEFTVGSLSGTSVAPGATVTFNVTFIPTALGARTAAIHIGSDDADENPFDIALTGNGTGPEITVEQPSLNNVPDGGTVAYGSTNLGTPVVKTFTVKNSGNSNLTLTGVTKDGTDAADFTIGSLGSTVIAPASVTTFNVTFNPSVLGAKTAAIHIGSDDSDENPFDITLTGTGTAPEIAVEQPAGTDLTDGSSTIDYGTLTVGSPSVKTFTVRNTGNSTLTLSAITKDGTNASEFTVGSLSSSSIAPAATATFTVTFTPASIGAKTAAIHLPSNDANENPFDIALTGIGTGPEIAVEQPAGTNLTDGSSTIAYGSTTMGTPVVKTFTIRNLGDQDLTGLAVTKDGSNPGDFTIGSLGATTLAAGASTTFDVTFNTFSPTARSAAIHIASNDANENPFDLNLTGTGTGPEIGLEQPSGTNLADGTSTVAWGGVVVGTSPVVKTFTIRNNGTTLLSGLAVSVDGTNASEFTASAPGVNALNPGSSTTFTITFNPAANGFKTAALHVTNNDVDENPFDVALTGSGTTAPVNWRVAGANADGRPLEKVWFADANNGWSVGGNTLNYSSIRSTTDGGLNWNSQLSGFQLDLKGVWGTNTSNVWAVGMSGVIVKWNGSSWGSQSSGTGNDLYGVWGLDANNVWAVGLSGTIRKFNGSTWSAQTSGTTTVAFTSVWGADASNVWAVGTGGAIYKFNGTSWAVQTSGTTQILRSVWGTAANNVWAVGDAGTIVRWNGTSWAAQTSGTTTTLYSVTGTDANNIWAVGNTGLIRKWNGTAWSTQTSNTTQPLHGNVHPSATTGWAVGEAGAILKWNGTAWSTTSSGTGGAFPFRGMWGSDADTVWTAGDGGLIYKGNATTGWTPQTSGTTNALYGVWAADATNIWAVGATGTIRKGNGTTWAAQTSGTTNLLLAIHGLNTTNQWAVGLGGIILKGNGTTWAVQTSGTTNQLNSVHAIDANNVWAVGAAGTIRKWDGTAWGAQTSGTANALYDVWGPDANNLWAVGATGTIVKWNGTAWSVKTSGTTSDLNAIWGTDTTNLWACGLNGLLLKSNDGGESWIADVSNTTATLNALWGSGSTLYTTGNAGVIMTNIGIPPVPTTLAATSVTAYGATLNATVHPEGVVTTAKFQYGLTTSYGTDAIVTLSPNNGNAFQNVSAVLTNLASNTTYHFRISTTNSGGTVTGSDLTFTTPAIAEIAVEQPAATPLTDGSGTVGFGTTPSGTPVVKTFTIRNTGTANLTLGTITKDGTAAADFTIGAPGATTLAPAATTTFDVTFNPSSFGAKSAAIHIASNDATESPFDIALTGTGAAPEIVVEQPADTDLADGSASISFGSSAPGNPVARTFTIRNTGNANLTLTDITKDGPNQGDFVIGTPGATTIAPGDSTTFEVTFTPAATGARTAALHIASNDADENPFDIAMGGTGAAPEITVEQPAGTDLTDGSATIAFGDSLVGTPVIRTFTVKNTGISDLNGISITKDGTDAAQFAVSAPGATTLAAGANTTFTVTFTPASSGAKSAAIHIASDDADENPFDIALGGTGTAPEIAIEQPVGTGLTSGSATVSFGDVPTGTPQAKSFTVKNTGTATLTGLALTMDGADAVLFSATTIPTTLAAGGSFTFDITFTPTTTGSKTAALHLASSDADENPFNIALTGNGTVPEIAIEQPVGTGLTDGTSSVAFADTPVGGSSILTFTIRNTGTADLTGLAVTKDGTGASALTLGAPAATTLAPGATTTFTVTFSPSSGGASTAAIHIASNDTDENPFDIALTGNGTLIVSNWRTTFFGSPDNSGDGADLADPDNDGLENLLEFALGLNPTSGASQQLPQPLTAGGNLTLSFTEPTGIDGIIYGAEYTSNLSPGSWLPVADTGTGGNHIFSVPMAGNPGLFIRLVVTAE, encoded by the coding sequence ATGAACACACCCTCCCGCTTCCGATGTGCCGGGTGCCTTTTCGGCATGCTGGTATTCCTGCTGACACTCACCTTGGCCCAAGCCGACAACTGGCGGCCCGCCGGCCCGAATTCCGATGGCCGGCCGATGTACGGCACATGGTTTGCAAGCCCCACCGAAGGATGGGCCGTGGGCACGGACGGAGGCGCCATCCGTCATACGATCGATGGCGGCCTGACCTGGTCCGACCAACCCACCGGCCTCTCTGGATCGACGACGATCTTCTATGCCATCTGGGGCACGGATGCATCGAACGTTTGGGCCGTGGGCTCCGGCAGCACGATCCTGCGTTACAATGGAACTTCGTGGGCACTGCAAGGACTCTCCTTCACTCCCACGGCGAACAACCATCTATGGGGTGTATGGGGTGCGGACGCAAACAACGTCTGGGCCGTGGGTGGCGATTCCTTCGTCGGTTCCGGCACGATCTTCAAATGGAATGGCAGCACCTGGACCGCTCAAACCTCCGGCACCACTCAAGTCCTCCAAGGAGTGTGGGGCACGGGAACCACCAACGCATGGGCGGTGGGCTTCTCGGGCACGATCCTGCGCTGGAATGGCAGCGCATGGTCTCCGGAAACCTCCGGCACCTCCGCCACCTTGAATGGCATTACCGGCGTGGACGCCTCCAACGTCTGGGCCGTGGGCAATGGCGGCGTGATCCGGAAATGGGACGGCTCCTCATGGACCGCACAAACTTCCGGCACCTCCGCGGCCCTCCGGCACCTGTGGGCGGCGGATGCGAACAACGTGTGGGTGACCACCGGCGGGAACGACGTTTTGAAATGGGACGGCAGCAGTTGGAGCTCCCAGGCCACAGGAGCGGTCAACTCGCTGCTGAGCATCTCAGGTGGAAACGCCAGCAGCGTCTATGCGGTGGGAGAGCATGGCAACATCGTGAAATGGAACGGCAGCGCGTGGAGCACACTCGCCACCGGACCACCCGGAACACTCGCGGGCATATGGGGTGCCAATGCCAACAACATCTGGGCGGTGGGGGCGAATGTCGGGTTCGCGTCCACCATCGTGAAATGGGACGGAGCGTCATGGACTTCACAGACGCATCCGAATGTTTTCCGCTTGCGGGGTGTATGGGGTGCGGATGCGAGCAACGTCTGGGCCGTAGGCGACGCCGGAGCCATCCTCAGGTGGGACGGCAGCACATGGTCCACGCAAACCTCCGGCACCACCCGCAATCTCTACGCCATCTGGGGCGCGGACGCGAACAATGTCTGGGCGGTCGGCCAGTTCAATACCGTCCTCAAGTGGAACGGTTCCTCATGGAGCGTGCATGACCCCACCGCCGGTGTGGATCTCTATGCGGTGTGGGGCACCAGCGCGAACAACGTGTGGGCGGTGGGTTATGCGCCGACCAGCAGCGGCATCATCCGACATTGGGATGGCTCCTCATGGAGCTACTTCACCGGGCCGCCCAGCGGCGATCTGACCGCCATCTGGGGCACCAGCAACAGCAACTTCTGGATAGGAGGAAACAATGGCAAACGCTACCGCTGGGACGGGTCCACCTGGGTCAACCATTCCACCGTGGTATCGGACTGGTTCACCGGCCTGTGGGGCGATGGCACCGGCAATGTCTGGGCGGTGGGACTCTACGGCCGCATCGACAAGTGGAACGGCTTGTCCTGGTCGACCGAGACTCTGAACACCACCGAGCACTGCACCGGCGTATGGGGCATGAACGGTTCATTGGTGTATTCCTCGATGAGCAACCAGATCCGTACCAACGCGCCCTTCGCGCCTGCCGTTACCACCCAGGCCGCCACTTCCATCACGCCGGCCGGAGTGACGCTGAATGGCACCGTCAATCCGGGTGGTGGCGTGACCTCCGCCCAGTTCGACTACGGCCCGACCGCGGCCTTCGGCCAAAGCGCGACCATCACCTTGAGCCCGAACAACGGCACCACCACGCAGAACGTGAGCACTACGGTCAGCGGCCTGGCTCCCGGAACGCTTTACGTGTTCCGCGCCTCGGCGACGAACGCCTTCGGCACCGCGCTCGGCTCGAACCAGGTCTTCACCACACCGGACGCTCCGGACATCGCCGTGGAGCAACCCGCCGGAAGCGGTCTCCAGGATGGAGTTTCCTCGGTGGGATACGGGGACGTGCTGACGGGCAGCTCGCTGGTGAAAACCTTCACGATCCGCAATACCGGCAATCAGACGCTCAACAGCATCGCGGTCACCAAGGACGGTGCGAACGCGGGCGACTTCACGCTCGGCTCCCCCGGTGTCACGACACTCGCTCCGGGCGCGAGCACCACCTTGGACGTCACCTTCAATGCCAGCACCACGGGTGCCCGCACCGCGAACCTCCACATCACCAGCGATGATCCGGACGAGTCCCCTTTCGACCTCGTGCTCACCGCCACCACCACGGCGCGGGAAATCGCGGTGGAACAACCCGCCGCCACCAATCTCACCGACGGTAGCAGCACCGTGGCCTATGGCAACGTGATGGTCGGAGCTTCCCTCGTGAAAACCTTCACCGTCCGCAACGTCGGCACCAGTGTGCTGACACTCACGGGTGTGACGAAGGATGGCACCAACCAGGCCGAGTTTACGGTGGGCTCGCTGAGCGGCACCAGCGTGGCACCAGGTGCAACGGTGACATTCAATGTCACCTTCATCCCCACGGCTCTGGGCGCCAGAACCGCTGCCATCCACATCGGTAGTGACGATGCGGATGAAAACCCGTTCGACATCGCACTCACCGGCAATGGCACCGGACCGGAGATCACGGTGGAACAGCCCTCACTCAACAACGTGCCCGATGGCGGCACCGTGGCCTATGGCAGCACCAATCTCGGCACGCCGGTGGTGAAGACCTTCACGGTCAAGAACAGCGGCAATTCGAACCTCACTCTCACCGGAGTGACCAAGGATGGCACCGATGCCGCGGACTTCACGATCGGCTCGCTGGGTTCCACCGTAATCGCGCCCGCTTCCGTCACGACCTTCAACGTCACATTCAATCCGAGTGTTCTCGGCGCGAAGACCGCCGCCATTCACATCGGCAGCGATGACTCGGACGAGAACCCTTTCGACATCACCCTGACCGGCACCGGCACGGCTCCGGAAATCGCGGTTGAGCAACCGGCTGGCACCGACCTGACCGATGGCAGCAGCACCATCGACTACGGCACGCTTACCGTAGGCTCGCCTTCGGTGAAAACCTTCACCGTCCGCAACACGGGCAACTCCACGCTGACTCTCTCCGCCATCACGAAGGACGGAACGAACGCCTCGGAGTTCACCGTTGGCTCGCTGAGTTCCTCCAGCATCGCACCGGCCGCCACCGCGACTTTCACCGTCACCTTCACACCGGCCTCCATCGGTGCGAAGACCGCCGCGATCCATCTGCCGAGCAATGATGCGAACGAAAACCCGTTCGACATCGCGCTGACCGGCATCGGCACCGGACCGGAAATCGCGGTCGAGCAACCCGCAGGCACCAACCTGACCGATGGCAGCAGCACCATAGCCTATGGCAGCACCACGATGGGAACGCCGGTGGTCAAGACCTTCACCATCCGCAACCTCGGCGATCAGGATCTCACCGGTCTGGCCGTGACCAAGGACGGCAGCAACCCGGGCGACTTCACCATCGGCTCGCTGGGAGCGACCACGCTCGCGGCGGGTGCCAGCACCACCTTTGACGTCACCTTCAATACCTTCAGCCCCACCGCACGCAGCGCTGCCATCCACATCGCCAGTAACGACGCGAATGAGAATCCCTTCGATCTCAACCTTACGGGCACCGGCACCGGGCCGGAGATCGGACTGGAGCAACCCTCCGGCACGAACCTTGCGGATGGAACCTCGACCGTCGCGTGGGGCGGCGTGGTGGTGGGGACATCACCCGTGGTGAAGACCTTCACGATCCGGAACAACGGCACCACCCTGCTGAGCGGTCTCGCCGTCTCGGTGGATGGCACGAATGCATCGGAATTCACGGCATCCGCTCCGGGAGTGAATGCCTTGAACCCGGGATCGAGCACCACCTTCACGATCACCTTCAATCCCGCCGCCAACGGTTTCAAAACCGCGGCCCTTCACGTCACCAACAATGACGTGGACGAGAATCCATTCGACGTGGCCTTGACCGGCTCCGGCACGACCGCGCCGGTGAACTGGCGGGTGGCGGGCGCGAATGCCGATGGACGCCCGCTGGAGAAAGTGTGGTTCGCGGATGCCAACAACGGCTGGTCCGTGGGCGGGAATACCCTCAACTACAGCTCCATCCGCAGCACCACCGATGGCGGCCTGAATTGGAACAGCCAGCTTTCCGGATTCCAACTCGACCTCAAGGGCGTGTGGGGCACGAACACCAGCAACGTGTGGGCGGTGGGCATGTCCGGTGTGATTGTGAAGTGGAACGGCTCGTCGTGGGGTTCGCAAAGCTCCGGCACAGGCAACGATCTCTACGGTGTGTGGGGGCTCGATGCCAACAACGTGTGGGCCGTCGGGCTCTCCGGCACGATCCGGAAGTTCAATGGCTCCACCTGGAGCGCGCAAACGTCCGGCACCACCACCGTCGCCTTCACCTCCGTATGGGGGGCCGATGCCAGCAATGTCTGGGCTGTGGGGACCGGCGGTGCGATCTACAAATTCAACGGCACCTCGTGGGCCGTGCAAACCTCCGGCACCACCCAGATCCTGCGGTCCGTCTGGGGAACCGCCGCCAACAACGTGTGGGCAGTCGGCGATGCCGGGACCATCGTAAGATGGAACGGCACTTCCTGGGCGGCCCAGACCTCCGGCACCACAACCACGCTGTATTCCGTCACCGGCACCGATGCCAACAACATCTGGGCCGTGGGCAACACCGGCTTGATCCGGAAATGGAATGGCACGGCTTGGTCCACACAAACGTCCAACACCACCCAGCCGCTTCATGGCAACGTGCATCCCAGCGCCACCACCGGCTGGGCGGTGGGTGAAGCCGGAGCCATCCTGAAGTGGAACGGCACCGCATGGAGCACCACCAGCTCCGGCACCGGCGGAGCCTTCCCTTTCCGTGGCATGTGGGGCAGCGACGCGGACACTGTCTGGACCGCCGGTGATGGTGGCCTGATCTACAAGGGCAATGCCACCACCGGCTGGACCCCGCAGACCTCCGGCACCACCAACGCGCTTTATGGAGTGTGGGCGGCGGATGCCACCAACATCTGGGCCGTGGGCGCGACCGGCACCATCCGCAAAGGCAATGGCACCACATGGGCCGCACAAACCTCCGGCACCACCAATCTGCTGCTTGCGATACATGGCCTGAACACCACCAACCAGTGGGCGGTGGGACTCGGTGGCATCATCTTGAAAGGCAACGGCACGACCTGGGCGGTACAGACCTCCGGCACGACGAACCAGTTGAACTCCGTACACGCCATCGATGCCAACAATGTCTGGGCGGTGGGGGCCGCAGGAACAATCCGCAAGTGGGACGGCACCGCGTGGGGCGCGCAGACCTCCGGCACTGCCAATGCCCTGTACGACGTGTGGGGGCCGGACGCCAACAACCTCTGGGCCGTGGGAGCTACTGGGACCATCGTAAAATGGAACGGCACCGCGTGGAGCGTGAAAACCTCCGGCACCACCAGCGATCTGAATGCGATCTGGGGCACGGACACCACCAACCTCTGGGCCTGCGGGCTCAACGGACTGCTGCTGAAAAGCAACGACGGCGGGGAATCGTGGATCGCGGATGTCTCGAACACCACCGCCACCCTGAACGCCCTGTGGGGATCGGGCTCCACGCTCTACACCACGGGCAATGCCGGGGTCATCATGACCAACATCGGGATTCCGCCGGTCCCCACCACCCTCGCCGCCACCAGTGTGACCGCCTATGGCGCGACGCTGAATGCAACGGTGCATCCGGAGGGCGTGGTGACCACCGCGAAATTCCAATACGGCCTGACCACCTCCTATGGCACGGATGCCATCGTCACCCTGTCCCCCAACAACGGCAATGCGTTCCAGAACGTCTCGGCCGTCCTCACGAATCTCGCCTCAAACACGACCTATCACTTCCGCATCAGCACCACCAACAGCGGTGGCACGGTGACCGGCTCGGATCTGACCTTCACCACTCCGGCCATCGCGGAGATAGCCGTCGAACAACCGGCCGCGACGCCGCTGACGGATGGCTCCGGCACCGTGGGCTTTGGGACCACGCCATCCGGAACACCGGTGGTGAAAACATTCACCATCCGCAACACCGGAACCGCCAATCTCACGCTCGGCACGATCACCAAGGACGGCACGGCTGCCGCCGATTTCACGATCGGCGCTCCTGGAGCCACGACCCTCGCTCCAGCCGCCACCACAACTTTTGACGTCACGTTCAATCCCAGTTCATTCGGTGCCAAATCCGCCGCGATTCATATTGCCAGCAATGATGCCACGGAGAGTCCGTTCGACATCGCTCTCACCGGCACCGGAGCCGCGCCCGAAATCGTGGTGGAACAACCGGCAGACACGGACCTCGCCGATGGCAGCGCATCGATCTCCTTCGGCAGCAGTGCTCCCGGCAATCCGGTGGCACGGACCTTCACCATCCGCAATACCGGCAATGCAAACCTGACACTGACGGACATCACCAAAGACGGCCCGAACCAGGGAGACTTCGTCATCGGCACCCCGGGAGCCACCACCATCGCACCGGGAGACAGCACCACGTTTGAGGTCACCTTCACTCCGGCCGCCACCGGAGCAAGAACCGCCGCCCTTCACATTGCCAGCAATGACGCGGATGAAAATCCTTTCGACATCGCCATGGGTGGTACCGGCGCGGCACCGGAGATCACGGTCGAGCAACCGGCAGGCACGGATCTCACCGATGGCTCCGCCACCATTGCCTTTGGCGACTCTCTCGTCGGCACACCGGTGATCCGCACTTTCACGGTGAAGAACACCGGCATCAGCGATCTCAACGGGATCTCCATCACCAAGGACGGAACCGATGCCGCCCAGTTCGCCGTGAGCGCACCGGGTGCCACGACCCTCGCAGCCGGAGCGAACACCACCTTCACCGTAACCTTCACACCGGCCAGCAGTGGAGCCAAATCCGCCGCCATTCACATTGCCAGCGATGATGCCGATGAGAATCCCTTCGACATCGCACTCGGTGGCACGGGAACGGCACCCGAGATCGCCATCGAACAACCGGTCGGCACCGGTCTCACCAGTGGTTCTGCCACGGTTTCGTTCGGAGATGTTCCGACAGGCACGCCACAGGCGAAATCCTTCACGGTGAAAAACACCGGCACCGCCACCCTCACCGGACTGGCACTCACGATGGATGGAGCGGACGCCGTTCTCTTCAGCGCCACTACCATTCCCACCACGCTGGCGGCGGGTGGCAGCTTCACGTTCGACATCACCTTCACTCCCACCACCACCGGATCGAAAACAGCGGCCCTGCACCTCGCCAGCAGCGATGCCGACGAAAACCCATTCAACATCGCGCTGACAGGAAATGGCACCGTTCCCGAGATCGCCATCGAACAGCCGGTGGGAACCGGCCTCACCGATGGCACCTCCAGCGTCGCCTTTGCGGATACTCCGGTCGGCGGCTCATCCATTCTCACCTTCACCATCCGCAATACCGGCACCGCCGATCTCACCGGACTGGCAGTGACGAAGGATGGTACCGGTGCCTCCGCCCTGACCCTCGGCGCACCTGCGGCTACCACCCTCGCTCCGGGAGCCACGACGACCTTCACCGTCACGTTCAGTCCCAGTTCGGGTGGTGCCAGCACAGCGGCCATCCACATCGCGAGCAATGATACGGACGAGAATCCCTTCGATATCGCTCTCACCGGCAACGGCACCCTCATTGTTTCCAACTGGCGCACGACCTTCTTCGGCAGTCCCGACAACTCCGGTGACGGAGCCGATCTCGCAGATCCTGACAACGATGGCTTGGAAAACCTGCTCGAGTTCGCCCTCGGACTGAATCCCACCTCCGGAGCTTCCCAGCAGCTTCCCCAGCCGCTCACGGCGGGCGGGAATCTCACCCTGAGCTTCACCGAGCCAACCGGCATCGATGGAATCATCTACGGTGCGGAATACACCAGCAATCTCTCCCCGGGCAGTTGGTTGCCCGTCGCGGATACCGGCACCGGTGGAAACCATATCTTCTCGGTTCCCATGGCCGGAAATCCGGGCCTTTTCATCCGGCTCGTGGTGACCGCGGAGTGA
- a CDS encoding GNAT family N-acetyltransferase: protein MEIRRATDADHDAVWEIFRNVIAAGDTYAFDPAMPREKAIGYWFADGAATYVASENGKILGTYILKPNQPDLGSHVANAGYMVSDEARGKGVGSALCRHSMEEATKQGYLAMQFNIVVSTNEAAVHLWQKHGFRIIGTTPKGYRHQKLGLVDTYIMFRELV, encoded by the coding sequence ATGGAAATCCGCAGAGCCACCGACGCCGACCACGACGCTGTTTGGGAAATTTTCCGCAACGTGATTGCCGCGGGTGACACCTACGCATTCGACCCGGCCATGCCGCGGGAAAAGGCCATCGGCTATTGGTTCGCCGATGGTGCCGCCACCTATGTCGCCTCGGAGAACGGAAAAATTCTCGGAACCTATATCCTCAAGCCCAACCAGCCGGATCTCGGTTCCCATGTGGCGAATGCGGGCTACATGGTGTCGGACGAGGCGCGCGGCAAGGGAGTCGGCTCCGCCTTGTGCAGGCACTCCATGGAAGAAGCCACGAAACAGGGCTATCTCGCCATGCAATTCAACATCGTGGTGAGCACGAACGAAGCCGCTGTCCACCTTTGGCAAAAGCATGGCTTCCGCATCATCGGCACCACGCCCAAAGGTTACCGCCACCAGAAGCTCGGCCTGGTGGATACCTACATCATGTTCCGCGAACTCGTCTGA
- a CDS encoding DeoR/GlpR family DNA-binding transcription regulator encodes MLPLKRHQQILRHLQQTGSIRSLDLAALLGVSHETVRKDLAFLHEAGELERTHGGAVLPMGSARAGLPLPERAAFHHEAKLAIAAAAVQLVPPRAVIFLDASSTVLRMAEALPYDIPLTVITNAHHVVVALAKRPNINLISTGGTYEDRSCAYTGVVAEDSIRRYLVSLAFLGVDGLDARHGAMDINPGHALLKERLLGNVEKAVVLADHSKLGVTSSHIFARPDQIHQVVTDPQADSARISELRGAGMDVIVASE; translated from the coding sequence ATGCTGCCACTCAAACGCCACCAACAGATCCTGCGCCATCTCCAGCAAACCGGCAGCATCCGGAGCCTGGATCTCGCCGCCCTGCTGGGGGTGAGCCATGAGACCGTTAGAAAGGATCTGGCATTTCTCCATGAAGCCGGGGAACTGGAACGCACTCACGGCGGCGCCGTGCTGCCAATGGGATCGGCACGTGCGGGTCTCCCGCTGCCGGAACGCGCCGCCTTCCATCATGAGGCGAAACTGGCGATCGCAGCCGCAGCCGTGCAACTCGTGCCACCACGCGCGGTGATCTTTCTCGATGCCAGCTCCACGGTACTGCGGATGGCCGAAGCACTGCCCTACGACATTCCATTGACCGTCATCACCAACGCCCATCACGTGGTGGTGGCATTGGCGAAGCGGCCCAACATCAATCTCATCTCCACCGGTGGCACCTACGAGGACCGATCCTGCGCCTACACCGGCGTGGTGGCGGAAGATTCGATCCGCCGCTATCTGGTGAGCCTCGCGTTTCTCGGCGTGGACGGACTCGATGCCCGCCACGGCGCGATGGACATCAATCCCGGACACGCCCTGCTCAAGGAGCGGCTGCTCGGCAATGTCGAAAAGGCCGTCGTTCTCGCCGACCATAGCAAGCTGGGCGTGACCAGCAGCCACATCTTCGCACGTCCGGATCAGATCCACCAGGTCGTCACCGATCCACAGGCCGATTCCGCCAGAATCAGCGAACTGCGCGGAGCCGGCATGGACGTCATCGTGGCATCCGAATAA